The sequence below is a genomic window from Streptomyces sp. NBC_00289.
GAACACCATGAACGTCGGCATCGACAGCACCTGGTACGCGTTCGTCGTCGTCGGATTCGTGTCCACGTCCAGTTGTACGACCTTGAGCCGCTCGCCCTCCTCCGCGGCGAGGGCGGTGAGCACCGGCCCCATCTGTCTGCACGGTGGGCACCAGTCGGCGGTGAATTCCACCAGTACCGGTATATCCGCCCCGATCACCTCGGTCTCGAAGTCCGCGTCCGTCACCTCGGTCACGCCGGCCGCCCTGATCACTGTTTCCGCCCTCCCAGTTCACACCCGGGCTCCGGACCTCCCGGAGCCAGCGCCTCGGCGGCCAGCTCGTCCCGCGCCCGCTCGGCCCGCACCAGCTGCTCGCCGACCTTCGCCCGCACCGCGTGCAGTTCCCCGATCAGCGCGTCCAGCTCGTCGAGCTTGCGCCGGTAGACCGCGAGTGAGGCGGGACACGCGTCGCCCTCGGGATGCCCCGCCCGCAGACACTCCACGAACGGCCGCGTCTCCTCCAGGTCGAACCCGAAGTCCTGCAGCGTCCTGATCTGCCGCAGCAGCTTCAGGTCGTCCTCGTCGTACGTCCGGTACCCGTTGCCGCCCCGCCGTGCGGGCAGCAGCCCCCGGGACTCGTAGTACCGCAGCGTCCGCGTCGTGGTCCCGGCCCGTGCGGCCAGCTCGCCGATTCGCATGCGTACGAACGTAAGCCTTGACCCCGACGTCAAGGCAACAGCGGCGACGCGCGGAAGGGCCGCCCGCCGAAGAGGCGAGCGGCCCGGGAAACCCGTGCGGTGCGGAGAGGAGACCGGGCGGCTGAGCTACGGGGGAGTACTCAGCCGCCCGGAGACTGGCGGGGCGGGACCGGCGGGGTGGAGACCGGCGGGCCGGGCCCGACGCGGCCCGCCCGGGGGTCAGGCTCGGGCGAGTTCCTTCTCGCCGCCCTGCTCGGGCACCTCGACGGGGGCGTCCTGACCGTCGTCCAGGAGCGTCTTCTCGTCGAAGGGGATCTGTCCGGCGAGCACCTGGTCGACGCGCTCGCGGTCGATCTCCTTCGTCCAGGTCCCGATCAGGACGGTGGCGACGGCGTTGCCCGCGAAGTTCGTCAGGGCGCGGGCCTCGCTCATGAAGCGGTCGATGCCGACAATCAGGCCGATGCCGTCGACCAGGGCGGGCTTGTGCGACTGAAGGCCGCCGGCCAGCGTGGCCATACCCGCACCGGTGACACCGGCGGCGCCCTTGGAGGCGACGAACAGGAAGAGCAGCAGCGGGATCTGCTCACCGACCGACATCGGCGTACCCATGGCGTCGGCGATGAACAGGGACGCCATGGTCATGTAGATCATGGTGCCGTCGAGGTTGAAGGAGTAGCCCGTCGGGACCGTGATGCCGACCACCGGCTTGCTGACGCCCAGGTGCTCCATCTTCGCGATGAGCCGCGGCAGCGCGGACTCGGAGGAGGAGGTCGACAGGATCAGCAGGAACTCACGGCCCAGGTACCGGAACAGGGTGAGGATGTTCAGGCCCGCGATCAGGCGCAGCAGCGTGCCGAGCACGATGAAGACGAAGAGGAAGCAGGTGGCGTAGAAGCCGAGCATCAGCACGGCGAGGCTCTTGAGGGCGTCGACGCCCGCGGAGCCGACGACGGCGGCCATCGCGCCGAAGGCGCCAATCGGAGCGGCCCACATCACCATGGCGAGGATGCGGAAGACGAGCCGCTGGATGTGCTCGACACCGCGCAGAACCGGCTGTCCGGCCGGGCCCATGGCCTGCAGCGCGAAGCCGGCGAGCAGGGCGACGAGCAGGGTCTGCAGCACCTCGCCCTCGGTGAAGGCGGAGACGATCGTCATCGGGATGATGCCCAGCAGGAACTCGGTGGTGTCCTTGGCCTCGGCGTCGACCTGCGCGTGGCCGACGTCCTTGATCGCGTCGGTCACCGCGAGGCCGGTGCCCGGCTCCAGGATGTTGCCGACCACCAGGCCGATGCCCAGCGCGACCAGCGACATGATCGTGAAGTACAGCAGCGCGATACCGCCGACCGCGCCGACCTTGGCGGCCTTGCGTACCGAGCCGATGCCCAGCACGATCGTGCAGAAGATGATCGGCGAGATCATCATCTTGATCAGGTTGACGAAGCCCGTGCCCAGGGGCTTCAGCTCCACCGCGAAGTCCGGGGCGACCAGACCGACGGTGATGCCGATGGCCACCGCGACGATCACCGCGATGTAGAGATAGTGGGTGCGGTCCCGCTTGGCGCGGGGTGCGGCGGATGCCGTATCGGCTGCGCTGGTCACGGAGGCCCTCCTTGACGACGTCGTCGGCCTTACCGGCGTGCGGCTCACGTCCGGGGGTTTAGGGGAATGCCGTGACTATCCCGCGGTGTGTGAAGGCGGTCACCCTTCCGTTCATTTAGTTCACGCCGACATCGGAGGCAGACTGACCGCATGCGCCTCCCCGTCCCGAGACCCCGCAGCCTGGCCGGCCAGCTCTTCGCCATGCAGGCCGTGCTGATAGCGGTCCTCGTCGCCGGGTACGCGCTGTTCACCTACGTCAGCGACCGCAGCCAGGCCGAGGACGCGGCGGGCCGCCAGGCGGTGGCGGTGGCCCGGTCGGTCGCGGACGCCCCCTCCGTACGGGCGGCGATCGGCACCCCCGATCCCACGGCCGCCCTCCAGCCGTACGCGCTGCGGGTCCAGCGGGACACCGAGGTCGACTTCGTCACGATCATGAACCCGCAGGGCATCCGCTGGACCCACCCGGAGGCCGACCAGATCGGCCGGCACTTCCGCGGCAACATCGACCGGGCGCTGCGCGGCGACACCTTCACCGAGACGTTCACCGGCACCCTCGGCCCGTCGGTCCGGGCGGTCACCCCCATCGAGGACGACCACGAACAGATCATCGGCCTGGTCAGCGCCGGCATCAAGGTCGAGGCGATCAGCAAGCGGGTACAGGGCCAGGTGACGGCGCTGCTCGGCGTCGCGGCCGGCGCCCTCGCGCTGGGCGCGATCGGCACGTACGTGATCAACGCCCGGCTGCGCCGCCACACGCACGGCATGAACGCGGCCGAGCTCAGCCACATGCACGACTACCACCAGGCCGCGCTGCACGCCGTACGCGAGGGACTGCTGATGCTGGACGCGCAGTACCGTGTGGCGCTGGTCAACGACGGTGGACGGGAGTTGCTGGGGGTGAGCGACGACGTGGTGGGCACGTCCGTCGCGGACCTCGGGCTGCCGGCTCCGCTGACGGGCGCGCTGCTGGCGTCCGAGCCGAGGGTGGACGAGGTGCATCTGACGGCGGACCGCGTGCTGGTGGTGAACACCTCACCGGTGTCCGGCGGAGAGCGCCGCGGCACGGTCGTCACCCTGCGCGATGTGACCGAACTCCAGTCACTGATGGGTGAGTTGGACTCCGAGCGCGGGTTCACCCAGGCGCTCCGCTCACAGGCTCACGAGGCGGCGAACCGCCTGCACACGGTTGTCTCCCTGATCGAGCTGGGCCGCGCGGAGGAGGCGGTGGACTTCGCGACCGCCGAACTCGAACTGGCCCAGACCCTGACCGACCAGGTGGTCGCGGCGGTGGGCGAGCCGGTGCTCGCGGCCCTGCTGCTCGGCAAGACCGCCCAGGCCAACGAGCGGGGCGTGGAGCTGGTGGTGTCGCAGGAGAGCAGCCTGGACGACGGCCTGCTCCCGGCCTCGCTGCCCGCCCGGGACCTGGTCACGATCCTCGGCAACCTGATCGACAACGCGGTGGACGCGGCGCAGGGCAGCGGGCGGGCGCGGGTGACGGTGACCGCGTACGCGGACGCCTCCTCGCTGGTGCTGCGGGTGTCGGACACGGGCGCGGGCGTCGACCCGGCCCACACCGAGACGGTCTTCCAGCGGGGCTTCTCGACGAAACCGGCGGGACCGGGCGGCCGGGGCCTGGGCCTCGCGCTGGTCCGCCAGACGGTGAACCGCCATGCCGGAACCCTGTCGGTCACGTCGGCCGAAGAGGGCGGCGCGCGGTTCGAGGTCCGGTTGGGACTGGGCGGGGACGCGGAGTCGGCGGGGGCTGCCGGGACGGCCGACGGCCGCACCACCCTCGTGACCGCGGAACCCGCCGTGACGCCCGGCGCGGCCGACGGCGCCGCCGTGGGCGGTCATGCCTCTGGAGGCGACGTATGACGACCGAGCAGCCCATCCGCGTTCTGGTCGTCGAGGACGATCCCGTCGCCGC
It includes:
- a CDS encoding cation:dicarboxylate symporter family transporter, with the protein product MTSAADTASAAPRAKRDRTHYLYIAVIVAVAIGITVGLVAPDFAVELKPLGTGFVNLIKMMISPIIFCTIVLGIGSVRKAAKVGAVGGIALLYFTIMSLVALGIGLVVGNILEPGTGLAVTDAIKDVGHAQVDAEAKDTTEFLLGIIPMTIVSAFTEGEVLQTLLVALLAGFALQAMGPAGQPVLRGVEHIQRLVFRILAMVMWAAPIGAFGAMAAVVGSAGVDALKSLAVLMLGFYATCFLFVFIVLGTLLRLIAGLNILTLFRYLGREFLLILSTSSSESALPRLIAKMEHLGVSKPVVGITVPTGYSFNLDGTMIYMTMASLFIADAMGTPMSVGEQIPLLLFLFVASKGAAGVTGAGMATLAGGLQSHKPALVDGIGLIVGIDRFMSEARALTNFAGNAVATVLIGTWTKEIDRERVDQVLAGQIPFDEKTLLDDGQDAPVEVPEQGGEKELARA
- a CDS encoding ATP-binding protein — its product is MRLPVPRPRSLAGQLFAMQAVLIAVLVAGYALFTYVSDRSQAEDAAGRQAVAVARSVADAPSVRAAIGTPDPTAALQPYALRVQRDTEVDFVTIMNPQGIRWTHPEADQIGRHFRGNIDRALRGDTFTETFTGTLGPSVRAVTPIEDDHEQIIGLVSAGIKVEAISKRVQGQVTALLGVAAGALALGAIGTYVINARLRRHTHGMNAAELSHMHDYHQAALHAVREGLLMLDAQYRVALVNDGGRELLGVSDDVVGTSVADLGLPAPLTGALLASEPRVDEVHLTADRVLVVNTSPVSGGERRGTVVTLRDVTELQSLMGELDSERGFTQALRSQAHEAANRLHTVVSLIELGRAEEAVDFATAELELAQTLTDQVVAAVGEPVLAALLLGKTAQANERGVELVVSQESSLDDGLLPASLPARDLVTILGNLIDNAVDAAQGSGRARVTVTAYADASSLVLRVSDTGAGVDPAHTETVFQRGFSTKPAGPGGRGLGLALVRQTVNRHAGTLSVTSAEEGGARFEVRLGLGGDAESAGAAGTADGRTTLVTAEPAVTPGAADGAAVGGHASGGDV
- a CDS encoding thioredoxin family protein — its product is MTEVTDADFETEVIGADIPVLVEFTADWCPPCRQMGPVLTALAAEEGERLKVVQLDVDTNPTTTNAYQVLSMPTFMVFRAGEPVKSMVGARPKRRLLEELSDVL
- a CDS encoding MerR family transcriptional regulator translates to MRIGELAARAGTTTRTLRYYESRGLLPARRGGNGYRTYDEDDLKLLRQIRTLQDFGFDLEETRPFVECLRAGHPEGDACPASLAVYRRKLDELDALIGELHAVRAKVGEQLVRAERARDELAAEALAPGGPEPGCELGGRKQ